Below is a genomic region from Spiroplasma endosymbiont of Dioctria linearis.
CTAAAGGAATTAAAACTGCAGTTTCTGGAAGACTTGGAGGAGTTGAAATGGCTCGTACTGAAGGTTACCTTGAAGGTTCAGTACCATTATCAACTTTAAGAAGTGATATTGATTATGCTCTATATGAAGCAAGAACTACATATGGACAAATCGGGGTTAAGGTTTGAATTAACCACGGGGAAATTATAGGAAAACAAAACCAAAACAATTCGAAAGCGATTGAGGACAAAAAACCTCAAAGAACACCAAGGGAGGTTAAATAGTTATGTTAATGCCCAAAAGAGTTAAATTCCGTCGTCCTCACAGAGTGAGTTACGAAGGAAAAGCAAAAGGTGGAAAATTTATCGCATTTGGTGAGTACGGATTGATGTCATTAGATGGTAATTGAATTACTTCAAGACAGATAGAAGCAGCTCGTATTGCTATGACACGTTATATGAAACGTTTTGGTAAAGTTTGAATTAGAATATTCCCTCATATGGCAATAACTAAAAAGCCATTAGAAGTACGTATGGGTTCAGGGAAAGGATCTCCTGAAGAATGAGTAGCAGTTGTTAAAACTGGCCAATTCATGTTTGAAGTTGGTGGAGTTTCAGAAGAAGTTGCTCGTGAAGCCTTACGTTTAGCAATGCATAAATTACCAGTGCGTTGCAAAATCGTTAAGAGAGGTGATGAATAATGTCTAAAGCAGTAGACTTCATGATAGAATTAAGAACAAAATCAGTGGAAGATTTAATCAAACTTGGTGAAGATCGCCGTGCTGAATTATTCGCTCTTAAATTTCAAGCTGCTGTAGGTAGTTTAGAACAAACTCACAGAATTCCTTCACTTAGAAAAGACATTGCAAGAATTGAAATGTTATTAGGTGAAAGAAGATTAGCTGGAGAAGATGTAAATAAAACTATTAAAGCAGATTATTCAAAAGCAGTTGTTGAAGCTGAAAAAGCTGGTAAACAAGTACGTAAAAAACATAAGGACATGATTGAAAAACTTCAACAAGAGCAATTTGGAACTGGAGAACAAGTTTCAGAGGATGCAATTATGGCAGCAATGCAAAATGCAACTGAGGAACCAATTGAAATAGAAGTTAAAGAAGAAAAACCAGCTCCTGCTCCTAAAAAGGAAGTAGTTGTTGAACCTAAACCAGCTCCTGCTCCTAAAAAGGAAGTGGTTGCTGAACCTAAACCAGCTCCTGCTCCTAAAAAGGAAGTAGTTGTTGAACCTAAACCAGCTCCTGCTCCTAAAAAGGAAGTGGTTGCTAAACCTAAACCAGCTCCTGCTCCTAAAAAGGAAGTAGTTGCTAAACCTAAACCAGCTCCTGCTCCTAAAAAGGAAGTGGTTGCTAAACCTAAACCAGCTCCTGCTCCTAAAAAGGAAGTAGTTGCTAAACCTAAACCAGCTCCTGCTCCTAAAAAGGAAGTAGTTGCTAAACCTAAACCAGCTCCTGCTCCTAAAAAGGAAGTAGTTGCTAAACCTAAACCAGCTCCTGCTCCTAAAAAGGAAGTAGTTGCTAAACCTAAACCAGCTCCTGCTCCTAAAAAGGAAGTAGTTGCTAAACCTAAACCAGCTCCTGCTCCTAAAAAGGAAGTAGTTGCTAAACCTAAACCAGCTCCTGCTCCTAAAAAGGAAGTAGTTGCTAAACCTAAACCAGCTAGTACAAAAGTTGTTCCAGCTGGAGAAGCAAAAGCAACTGGAAAAGGAAAACAAGCATTAAAAGATGTAAATATTAAATCTGCTAAGGTTGGGGTAATTAAAGGTGAACGTATTGAAGGTATTGACTTAAAACTTTCAAAAAAACCAGCTAATGCTAAAACATATACATTTGGATCAAATGTAGTAGAAGCAAGAAAACAAATTGAAGAAGCTAATAAAAAGTTAGCTGAAAGAAAAGCAGCAAAGCAACAAGCAGCAAAATCATTAATTAAAGGAGCTAAATAACCATGGAAAGAAATTTAAGAAAAACTTATACTGGTAGAGTAGTTTCAGACAAAATGGATAAAACTATTACCGTATTAGTTGAAACATATAAAAACCACCCAATTTACAAGAAACGTGTTAAGTATTCAAAGAAATACAAAGCGCACGATGAAAATTCGAGTGCTCAAATGGGAGACAGAGTTGAAATTATGGAAACTCGCCCAATGAGTAAAACTAAAAACTTTAGACTTGTTAGAGTTGTTGAAAAAGCAATTATCTAATTTCAGAGGTACGACAGAATGATACAAAATGAATCAAGATTAAAAGTCGCTGATAACTCAGGTGCTAAAGAAATATTAGTTATTCGTAATTTAGGTGGAAGTGTTAGAAAGTTCACAAATATTGGTGATATTGTTGTTGCAACTGTTAAATCAGCAGCTCCTGGTGGAACTGTTAAAAAAGGTCAAGTTATTAAAGCTGTTATTGTTAGAACTGTAAGAGGTTTAAGAAGAGCTGATGGTACATACATTAAGTTTTCCGAAAATGCTGCAGTAATCATCAAAGATGATAAAACACCAAGAGGTACTCGTATCTTTGGTCCAATCGCACGTGAAGTAAAGGATGCTGGATTTGCAAAAATTGCCTCTCTAGCTCCCGAAGTGCTATAGAAGGAGAACTTTTATGAATAAATCAAAAATCTTAAGAGGAGATGTTGTAAAAGTTATCGCCGGAAATCACAAAGGAAAAATTGGACCAGTAGTTAAAGTATCAAAAGATAAAAAAAGAGTTTATGTTGAAGGAATTGTTGCAATTAAACATGCTAAGCCTTCACAAACAGATCAAGAGGGTGGAATGAAAGAAATACCTGCATCAGTAGATATTTCAAATGTTTCATTGGTTGATCCAAAAAATAAAAGTGGCTTTACAAAAATTGGATACAAAATTGCAGATGGAAAAAAAGTTAGAATTGCTAAAAAATCTGGCGTAGAAGTTAAATAGGGAAGGGATAAGTTAATATGGCAAAAGCAAATGTTAATAGATTAGAACAAAAATATAAAGAAAAAATCGTCCCAGAATTATTTAAAGAAAAGCAATACAAATCAATCATGCAAGTTCCAAAAATAGCAAAAGTAGTTATCAACATGGGTATTGGAGATGCTGTACAAGACACTAAGAAATTAGATGATGCAGTAATCGAATTACAACAAATTACAGGACAAAAACCTCTTGTAACTAAGGCTAAAAAATCTTTAGCTGTATTCAAATTGCGTGAAGGTATGCCAATTGGAGCAAAAGTTACTTTAAGAGGAAAAAGAATGTATGAATTTTTAGATAAATTAATCTCAGTTGCGTTACCACGTGTGCGTGACTTTAGAGGGGTACCAAAAACTAGTTTTGATAAACAAGGAAACTACACAATGGGTATCAAAGAGCAAATCATCTTTCCCGAAATAGACTATGATAAAGTTAAAAAAGTTCGTGGAATGGATATCACAATAGTTACAACAGCAAACCAAAAGGACGATGCATTCTCATTATTACAAAAAATAGGAATGCCCTTCGTTAAGTAATTGAGGAGAATAGGATAAAATGGCAAAAAAATCATTAAAAGTAAAACAAGCAAAAGTCCAAAAATTCAAAGTTAGAGAATACACACGTTGTGGAAATTGTGGTAGACCACATTCAGTTTTGAAAAAATTTAATCTATGCCGTGTATGCTTCAGAGATTTAGCATACAAAGGTCAAATCCCTGGTATTAAGAAAGCTTCATGATAGTGAAAGGAAAAAGAAATTATGACAACAGATGTAATCGCAGATATGCTTACTAGAATTAGAAATGCAAACCAACGTTTTCACAAAGACGTTCTAATTCCAGGAAGCAAAGTAAAATTAGAAATAGCAAACATTCTTAAAAAAGAAGGTTTCATCGAAGACTTCAAAGTTGCAGATGACTTTAAGAAAGACATTACTATAAGTTTAAAATACAAGGGAAAAATTAGAGTTATTAAAGGATTAAAAAGAATTTCAAAACCAGGATTAAGAGTTTACTCAAATTCTCATGACTTACCTCAAGTATTAAACGGTTTGGGTATTGCAATAGTTTCAACTTCAAACGGAATTATGACAGATAAGGAAGCTCGTCACCAAAACATTGGTGGAGAGGTTCTAGCATTTGTTTGATAAGGAGAGGAATTAATATATGTCACGTATAGGAAACAGAGTATTAAGTATTCCCGCCGGAGTAGAGGTTAAAGTTGAAACAAATAACGTTGTAACTATAAAAGGATCAAAAGGTGAATTAATTCAAACTTTCAGCCCTTTAATTGAAATTAAAGTTGAAGGTAGTGAATTACAAACTCTTAGAAAAAACGAACAAAAACACACAAAACAATTACATGGAACTACAAACTCATTAATTAAAGGAATGTTAACTGGAGTTAGTGAAGGATTTGTAAAAGAACTTGAAATTGTTGGGGTTGGTTATCGTGCAGCATTAGCTGGCAATAAAATCAACTTATCATTAGGGTTTTCACACCCTGTAGAATACGAAGTTCCAAAGGGAATTTTAGTAGAAATCCCAAAACCAACAGAAATTAAAATATCAGGAATTGATAAACAATTAGTTGGAGAAGTAGCAGCAAATATTAGAGCATATAGAAGACCAGAACCTTATAAAGGTAAGGGTGTTAAATACAAAAATGAAAAAATCATTAGAAAAGAAGGTAAAGCAGCTGGTAAGTAGGCTGTTGCTAAGGAGAAGTAAATATGAAATACACTAAAGCAGAAGCTAGAAAAAGAAGACACTATCGAGTAAGAAATAAAGTGTCTGGAACTAGTGCTAAACCAAGATTAAATGTATTTAAATCAAACTCATACTTCTATGCTCAAATAATTGATGATGCAAGTGGTGTTACATTAGTATCATCATCTTCAATAAAAATGGGATTTAAAAACGGACGTAACGTTGATGCAGCTAAAGCTGTGGGAAAAGATATTGCTGAAAAAGCAAAAAGTAAAAAAATAACTAATGTAGTATTTGATAGAGGTGGATATTTATTCCATGGTAAAGTAAAAGCTTTTGCAGAATCTGCAAAAGAAAATGGTATGAAATTCTAGAAGGAGATTAAGAAAAAATGACAGAAGAAACAAAAGTTGTTAAAACTGAATCAACTCCAAAAGTAGATTCAAGCAACCAAGACAAAAGAGAAACTAGACCAAACAATAACAATAACAATAGACCTAACGGACAAAGAAGAGATCCAAAATTCAACAGAAACAGAGAAGACAACCCTTATGAAGAAAGAGTTGTTACTATCAACCGTGTTACAAAAGTTACAAAAGGTGGACGTAGATTCAGATTTGCAGCAGTTGTAGTTATTGGTGATAAAAAAGGTAGAGTTGGGTTAGGAACAGGAAAAGCTAACGAAGTACCAGATGCAATTAAGAAAGCTATTAAAGAAGCAAGAAAATCTTTAATTAGAATTCCATTAGCAGGTTCTACAGTACCTCATGATGTTATGGGACATTATGGTGCTGGAAAAGTTATGATTAAGCCTGCAAGAAAAGGTACAGGAGTTATTGCTGGTGGTCCAGTTCGTGCTGTTGTTGAATTAGCTGGAATTTCAGATATCTATACAAAATCATTGGGATCAAATACACCTATCAATATGATAAGAGCTACATTAGAAGGTTTACAACAAATGCAAACACCAGAACAAATTGCAAGATTACGTGGAACTCAAGTTGAAGTTAAAAAAGAAACTAAAGAAGCTACAATAGCTTAAGAAGGAGTAATTATTTATGAAATTACATGAATTAAAATCTACACCAGGAAGTAAAAAAGACTCAACACGTGTTGGTCGTGGTATGGCTTCTGGTAAAGGTAAAACATCAACTAGAGGACATAAAGGTCAAAATTCACGTTCTGGTGGAGGGGTAAGACCTGGATTTGAAGGTGGACAAACTCCTTTATTCAGAAGATTACCTAAAATAGGTTTTACAAGCTTAAACAGAAAAGAGTTTGTATTAATTAATTTAGATAAATTAGAAACATTAGGGTTAACTGAGGTAAATCACAAAACTTTAATGGAGAAAAAAATTATTAAAAATGAAAAAACATTAGTAAAAGTACTAGGAAATGGTAAAATTACTAAGTCAATAAAAGTTAAAGTAAATAAAGTATCAAAAAGCGCTGAAGAGTTAATCAAAGCTGCTGGTGGTACTATAGAGGTGATTTAGGTGGCTGCTAAAGTTAATAAAACTAAAAAGGCTAAAAAAACTAAATATAAAAACGAATTCGCTAAAGGTGGCTTCTTTGTTAGAAACAAAGACCTTGTTAAACGAATCGTTTTTACTTTAATAGTATTAATAATAATTAGAATGGGAACTTTATTAACAGTTCCTGGAGTTCAAGTTTCAGCAAACTTTAAAGAATCAGTTGGAAATCAAGACTTTTTCCAATTGCTATCAACTTTAGGGGGGGGAAGTATTGGACAATTCTCAATATTGGCTTTAGGTGTTTCACCTTATATTACTGCCTCAATTATTGTTCAATTGCTTTCAACTGATGTTATTCCTGTTTTAACAAGATGAAGTAAATCTGGTGAAAGAGGAAGAAGAAAATTAGATAGGTTAACCAAGTTATTAGCAATTCCGTTTGCATTAATGCAATCTGTAGCTACAATCTTTACGTTAACAAGTCAAGGGTTAATTGATGCTAAATGAGGTACAAATGCACAAGGCACTGGACCTGCATGATTTTATTACATATTAGTGCCAACAGTAATGCTTGGTGGAACATTCTTAATGTTATGAATTTCAGATCAAATAACAATTAAAGGTATTGGTAATGGGGTTTCAATTATTATTTTTACAGGTATTGTTTCACAAATGCCAAATAACTTTACAAACACATTTAAATTCTGAGTTGAAGTAAAAGGAGAATCAACAATTCTATTTGATGGATTATTGAAATTCCTAATATATATTATTTCGTTCTTATTAGTTATTTTTGTTGTTGTTTTAATGAATGAAGCTGAAAGAAAAATTCCAATTCAACAAACAGGTGCGGGATTAGTTGATACAAAAGATCACACGCCATATCTACCATTGAAATTAAATAATGCAGGGGTTATTCCAGTTATTTTTGCCTCAGCTATAATTTCAACACCAATGACAGTTGCTCAAATTATTGCAGCTACAAACCCAAATAATGGTTTTGTGTTGTTTACACAAAATTACTTATCATTTGGTACTTGGTGAGGAATTGCAATTTATGGAATATTAACAATTCTATTTACTTTCCTTTATGCACAAGTACAAATTAATCCTGAAAAAATTACAGAAAACTTTAAAAAATCTGGGACATTTATTCCAGGAATTAAACCTGGAAAAGAAACTGAAAAATTTTTATCAGGGGTAATTAATAGATTAAGTATTATTGGAGCATTATTCCTTGCAGGAATTGCAGTTCTTCCTTATGTAATTTCAAAAATTACAGCTTTACCATCTCACTTAGCTATTGGGGGAACCGGTTTAATAATTGTAATATCAGTTGCAATTCAAACTGTTCAGCAATTAAAAGGTAGATTGATTCAACAATCATTCTTGGATAAAAAACAAGATAAATTTAGTGAAAATGAATCTGCCTATAATTCACATATTTGATAATAAGGAGAAATAGCAATTATGAATATAATTTTACTTGGTGCTCCAGGTAGTGGCAAAGGAACTCTTTCAGAGTTTCTTTGTGAGAAAAAGGCTTTTACACAACTTTCAACTGGTGATTTATTTAGAGATAATATTTTAAATAAAACTGAATTAGGTTTAAAAGCTCAAGAGTTTATAAATAAGGGAAAGTTAGTTCCAGATTCAATAACAAACTCAATGGTTGAAAAATATCTTAAAGTTAAAAAACAGGATTTAATTTTTGATGGTTTTCCAAGAACAGATGATCAAGCTTTAGCTTTGGACAAAATGTTAGAAAAATTAGATGAAAAAATTGATCAAGTCGTTTACTTAGATATTGATGAAAGCACTTTAATGGGTCGTTTAACAGGAAGAATGATTTGTCAAATTTGCAAAAGAAGTTATCATAGAATAACTAGAAAACCTTTAAAAGAAGGAATTTGTGATTTTGATAATGGAGCTTTAATTGTGCGCCCTGATGATCAAGAAGATAAAATAAAAATAAGATTAGAAGCATATCATAATCAAACAGCTCCATTAATAAAATTTTATAAAGAGAAAATAATTAAAATTGATGCTGATAATTGTTCACCTGAAGAGCTTTATATTAGAGTAGAAAAAGTTCTGGGTTTTTAATAAAATGGCTATTACAATTAAAAATGCTGAACAAATTGAAAAAATGAGATATGCTGGAAAAGTTCTTGGAGAAGCCTTACAAGAGCTAAAAAAAATGATTAAGCCAGGCATTAATTGTTTGGAATTAGATAAATTTTTTATAGATTTTATTACACAAAAAGGTTGTACAAGTAATTTTAAAGGTTATGGTGGATTTCCCGCACATATATGTATATCAATTAATGAACAATTAATTCATGGAATACCTAGAAATAGAATATTAAAAGATGGAGATATTGTATCAATTGATGCAGGATGTGTTTTTGAAAAATATCATGCAGATGCAGCAATAACTGCAATTTGTGGTAACTCAAAAGATAAAAAGTATGATAAACTAATAGAGTTGACTGAAAAGTCACTATACTTGGCAATTGAGCAGGTAAGAGCTGGTGTACGCATCGGAACTATTTCTTCTACTGTTCAAAAATTTATTGAAGAAAATGGTTATCATTTGCCAACAGATTATTCAGGACATGGTATTGGATTGGAAATGCATGAAGATCCCTTTGTTCCTAATGTAGGAATAGAAAATACTGGAATGAGATTAGTTCCAGGAATGGCTATTTGTATTGAGCCCATGGTTCAAATAGGAACAGATAAAACTATTGTGGCTGATGATGATTGAACAGTGTCATCAAAAGATGGTAGCATGACTGCCCACTTTGAACATACTATTTTGATCACTGAAGGAGATCCAGAGGTATTAACTTTATTTAAAACCAAGGAGGAAACAGAATAATGGCAAAAGAAGATTATTTAGAAGTGGATGGTACCGTTTTAGAGGTACTACCGAATGCTACTTTTAAGGTGAAATTAGAAAATGAAATAGTTATAGACGCCCACGTGTCTGGTAAAATCCGAATGAATTACATTCGCATCTTACCAGGAGATAAAGTTACTGTTGCAATTTCACCATATGACCCAACACGTGGAAGAATTACATATCGTTTTAAAAATGGTAAATAAGTAATTTCAATCAACAATGTAAATATAAATTAAGTACACAAAATCAGGAGGTTAGAAAAGATGAAAGTAAGATCATCTGTCAAAAAAATTTGCGACAAGTGTCGTGTAATAAGACGTAAAGGCCGTGTAATGATTATTTGTGAACAACCAAAACATAAACAACGACAAGGTTAATTATTTTATTAATATTTATTAATAAAATAAAAAAGGTTAATCTTATTAGAAAGGAAATTAATAATGGCTCGTATAAATGGGGTAGAAATACCTAATGAAAAAAGAGTAGTTATTGCTCTAACTTATATTTATGGTATTGGTTTAACAACTTCACAAAAAATCCTTGAGGCTACAAAAGTAAGCGAAGATACAAGAGTTAAAGACTTATCAGAAGAGAATATTAAATCAATCTCTCAAGAAATTTCTAAAGTAAAAACTGAAGGAGATTTAAGAAGAGAAACAGCATTAAACATTAAACGTTTAATGGAAATTGGATGTTACAGAGGAATGAGACACAGAAAAGGACTTACTGTTCGTGGACAGTCAACTAAGACAAATGCACGTACGAGAAAAGGTCCTCGAAAAACTGTAGCTAATAAGAAAAAATAGTTAGAGAGGTATAAACTATGGCAAATAATAAACAAAACAATAAGAAAAAAGTTAAAAAGAATATTGCTAAAGGTATAGCTCACGTTCACTCAACATTCAACAATACAATCGTAACTGTTTCAGATGAAAAAGGTAATGTTATAGCTTGATCAAGTGCTGGAGTAATGGGATTTAGAGGAAGTAAAAAATCAACACCTTATGCTGCTCAGTTAATCGCTGAAGCTGCTGGTAAAGGGGCAATGGACAATGGAGTTAAATCTATTGCTGTTGAAGTAAAAGGTCCAGGCCCAGGAAGAGATGCTGCTGTTAGAAGTTTACAGGGTATCGGATTAGAAATAACTTCAATTAAAGATACAACACCAATTCCCCACAATGGAGTGCGTCCACGTAAACGCCCGAGAGGTTAATAAAAGAATATGAAACAATTTTCAAGACCAGAATTTAAATTATTAAAAGAAGAGAAAAACAGAAACTATGGGGAATTTAAAGTTGAACCTCTTGAAAGAGGATTTGGAACAACTCTTGGTAATGCAATTAGAAGAACATTAATTTCTTCAACACCAGGAGCTGCTGTTTATGCAATTAAAATTGTAGGTGCAGCCCATGAATTTACATCAATAAATGGAATTGTTGAAAATGTAAGTAGAATTATTTTAAATCTAAAAAAATTAGCTTTAAAAATAGATTCAAAAATATTTGAAGATGAAGAGTTTGTTGAATTAAAAGTTAGTTCTACAAGAGTTGGAAAAATAACTGCAGGAGATATTAGTTTACCTACTGGAGTTGAAGTTATGAATCCAGAATTACACATATGTACAATTGCAGATGGTGGAGTTTTAGATTTAACTTTATTTGCAAAAAACTCAAGAGGTTATAGATCATTTAAAGATAATAAAAAAGAAAAATTAGTTGCAGATGCAATTACAATCGATTCAAATTATTCTCCAATTGTTAAAGTTGCATATCATGTAGATGCAACAAAAATTGGAAAATCAGTAGATTTAGAAAAACTTGTTTTAGAAGTTGAAACTGATGGAACTGTTACTGCAAGTGATGCAGTTGCAACAGCTGCAAAAATATTAGTTGAACACTTACAATTCTTTGTAAATTTAAATGATGAAATTAACGAATTAAATGTAATTGGGGCAACAAATGAAGAAGATGAAAAAGAATTAGATCGTTTAATTGAAGATTTAGACTTTACACAAAGAAGTTTAAATTGTTTAAAAAGAGCAAGCATCAATTCATTACGTGACTTAGTTTCTCGTACTGAAGATGATATTCAAGAAATCAGAAACTTGGGTAGAAAATCATTAAAAGAAATTAAAGATAAAGTTGTTCAATTAGGATTAACTTTTAAACAAGACTAGAAGGAAGGTGTAGTTATATGTCATATATTCAAAAAAGAGGTAAAAACACTGCTTGAAGAGTTGCTTTAATGAGAAACTTAACTACAGAGCTAATAATTTCAGAAAGATTAGAAATTACTGAAACTAGAGCTAAAGAATTAAGACAACACTTTGACAAAATGGTTACACTTGGTAAAAGAGGTGACTTACATGCTCGTAGACAAGCTGCTGCTTGATTAAGACATGTTGATGCTTCTGAAAAGGAAACTGCATTACAAAAACTGTTTTCAACAATTGCAAAAAGGTTTAAAACAAGAGAAGGTGGTTATACAAGAATTCTTAAATTGGATAACCGTCGTGGTGATAATGCACCAATGTGTATCATAGAGTTAGTTTAATTATTTATAATAAAAAAAAGTTCCCAAAAGGATCTTTTTTTATTAATTTGTTTTTCTTTTAATACACTATTATAAAAAGATTTATAATATATGAGGAGGCAAGATTATGAACAATGTTTTATTTATTGGTTTAGGTCATATGGGGTCATCTTTGCTTAAAGGAGTGTTTAAAAATGAGCAAATTAAGGCAAAAATTTATGGTTATGATACATTTAAAAACTTAGAAGACAATGTAATAAAATCTGTAAAAGGTGCTAATTCATTAAATAATTTAGAAGAAATAGTATCAAAAAATATAAACTATATTATTTTTGCTGTTAGGCCAATGGATTTTGATAAATTATGTCAAAATTTAAATGGTTTAGACTTAAAAAATAAAACTATTATTTCAATGGTTAATGCTATAGAAATAGAAGAAATTAAGTTAAAATTTAAAAAGCAGAAAAATTTAAAAATTATAAGAATAATGCCAAATATGAATGCTTCAATACAGAAATCAGTGACAGCTATTGCATATAATAATGCTGCAAAAGAAGAA
It encodes:
- the rpsK gene encoding 30S ribosomal protein S11; this translates as MANNKQNNKKKVKKNIAKGIAHVHSTFNNTIVTVSDEKGNVIAWSSAGVMGFRGSKKSTPYAAQLIAEAAGKGAMDNGVKSIAVEVKGPGPGRDAAVRSLQGIGLEITSIKDTTPIPHNGVRPRKRPRG
- a CDS encoding DNA-directed RNA polymerase subunit alpha, with the protein product MKQFSRPEFKLLKEEKNRNYGEFKVEPLERGFGTTLGNAIRRTLISSTPGAAVYAIKIVGAAHEFTSINGIVENVSRIILNLKKLALKIDSKIFEDEEFVELKVSSTRVGKITAGDISLPTGVEVMNPELHICTIADGGVLDLTLFAKNSRGYRSFKDNKKEKLVADAITIDSNYSPIVKVAYHVDATKIGKSVDLEKLVLEVETDGTVTASDAVATAAKILVEHLQFFVNLNDEINELNVIGATNEEDEKELDRLIEDLDFTQRSLNCLKRASINSLRDLVSRTEDDIQEIRNLGRKSLKEIKDKVVQLGLTFKQD
- the rplQ gene encoding 50S ribosomal protein L17; this translates as MSYIQKRGKNTAWRVALMRNLTTELIISERLEITETRAKELRQHFDKMVTLGKRGDLHARRQAAAWLRHVDASEKETALQKLFSTIAKRFKTREGGYTRILKLDNRRGDNAPMCIIELV
- a CDS encoding pyrroline-5-carboxylate reductase family protein, whose amino-acid sequence is MNNVLFIGLGHMGSSLLKGVFKNEQIKAKIYGYDTFKNLEDNVIKSVKGANSLNNLEEIVSKNINYIIFAVRPMDFDKLCQNLNGLDLKNKTIISMVNAIEIEEIKLKFKKQKNLKIIRIMPNMNASIQKSVTAIAYNNAAKEELDFVIKMFESCGIVELIEEKNFATFTAISGCLPAYVFTFFKAITDYGIEKGIEKEKVFRIVEQSIIGSINNAANSQMELKEMIDSICVPNGSTIEGQKVLQDYKFEEIIKKCLQQADKYSKPIK